The following proteins are encoded in a genomic region of Pangasianodon hypophthalmus isolate fPanHyp1 chromosome 26, fPanHyp1.pri, whole genome shotgun sequence:
- the LOC113537682 gene encoding GTPase IMAP family member 9-like, translated as MERRIVLLGKTGSGKSATGNTILNGKYFKVKPSPVLVTTKCEVKTSGHIRVIDTPGMFNTLLTPYKLRKEMDQCISMSAPGPHVFLLVVKLGRFTEEEKNAVKWIKENFGKQALLYTIVLFTHTDQLGQRTLDDFLEESLDLRQLLSSCGNRYLAFNNNDSSPSQLESLMQKIEHMIMMNEKQYYTSEMYQHAQRKIHAGEMFTLGIAAAVGITATAGLAALGLLIRK; from the coding sequence ATGGAACGGCGGATTGTTCTCCTGGGGAAGACCGGCTCAGGCAAGAGTGCAACTGGAAACACCATCCttaatggaaaatattttaaagtgaaacCTTCTCCTGTGTTAGTGACTACAAAATGTGAAGTGAAAACAAGTGGGCACATCAGGGTCATTGATACACCTGGCATGTTTAACACATTGCTAACGCCATataaattaagaaaagaaatggaTCAGTGTATAAGCATGTCAGCTCCTGGTCCTCATGTGTTCCTGCTGGTGGTCAAACTGGGCAGATTcacagaagaggagaagaaCGCAGTGAAGTGGATTAAGGAGAACTTTGGAAAACAAGCCTTGCTCTACACCATTGTTCTGTTCACTCACACTGATCAGCTTGGACAGAGGACACTCGATGACTTTTTGGAAGAGAGTCTTGATTTAAGGCAACTCCTCAGCAGCTGTGGAAATCGATATCTTGCATTTAACAACAATGATTCCAGTCCTTCCCAGTTAGAGAGCCTGATGCAGAAGATAGAACACATGATTATGATGAATGAGAAGCAGTATTACACTAGTGAGATGTACCAGCATGCTCAGAGAAAGATCCATGCTGGTGAAATGTTTACTTTAGGCATTGCTGCAGCTGTAGGAATAACTGCAACTGCAGGACTAGCAGCTTTAGGATTATTAATCAGAAAATGA
- the rasd2b gene encoding GTP-binding protein Rhes, which yields MPPAPTDTKTADIQSAPVPRMQPGPAPDFLPSSSSAFLTGLGLGGLGVAATISKAGLGVQRLAAAQLIKRREKKARAAEERSQTAAVLRAREALSSGPKPQNCRRLVVLGAPRVGKTAILRRFLRDGFEEHYEPTREDFHRKVYSIRGETYQVDILDAAGERDFPAKRRLSILTGDIFLLVFSVDDRSSFDEVCALRSEISAAKAALLRSKARVSSVPVVVCANKMDLPVEQHAVSRTEALHAFKDGCALYETSAKDSKNLEEAFAALAERGGLPLETGPSRHRKLSIRSYHAILRVARQRAGDTPCGAVHPLARRPSFGTDLQLALASREEQTQSLKLSKAMTHPACPIQ from the exons ATGCCCCCTGCACCGACTGACACGAAGACAGCGGATATCCAGAGCGCCCCGGTGCCGCGCATGCAGCCCGGACCCGCGCCCGACTTCCTCCCGAGCTCCTCCAGCGCCTTCCTGACCGGCCTGGGGCTCGGGGGGCTCGGGGTAGCGGCCACCATCTCCAAAGCGGGACTGGGAGTGCAGAGACTAGCCGCGGCGCAGCTCATAAAGCGGCGGGAGAAGAAGGCGAGGGCGGCGGAGGAGAGGAGCCAGACGGCGGCGGTGCTGCGCGCTCGGGAGGCTCTGAGCTCCGGGCCGAAGCCGCAGAACTGCAGGAGGTTGGTGGTGCTCGGGGCGCCGCGCGTCGGGAAGACGGCCATCCTGCGGCGCTTCCTGCGGGACGGTTTCGAAGAGCACTACGAGCCCACGCGAGAGGACTTCCACCGCAAAGTGTACAGCATCCGCGGGGAGACTTACCAGGTAGACATCCTGGACGCAGCCGGAGAGAGAGACTTCCCCGCCAAGCGCAGACTCTCCATCCTCACCG GCGATATCTTCCTGCTTGTGTTCAGCGTGGACGATCGCAGCTCGTTTGATGAAGTGTGTGCTCTGCGCTCGGAGATCTCAGCAGCCAAGGCAGCGCTGTTGCGCTCGAAGGCGCGTGTGAGCAGCGTGCCCGTGGTGGTGTGCGCGAACAAGATGGACCTGCCAGTGGAGCAGCATGCGGTGTCTCGAACAGAGGCCCTGCACGCCTTCAAAGACGGCTGCGCGCTCTATGAGACGTCTGCCAAAGACAGCAAAAACCTGGAGGAGGCGTTTGCGGCGCTGGCGGAGCGAGGCGGACTCCCGCTCGAGACTGGGCCCTCTCGCCACCGCAAGCTCTCCATCCGCTCGTACCACGCCATCCTGCGCGTGGCGCGTCAACGTGCTGGCGACACGCCGTGCGGCGCGGTACACCCGCTCGCACGCAGACCCAGCTTCGGAACAGACTTGCAGCTCGCACTCGCCTCACGTGAGGAACAAACTCAGAGCTTGAAGCTGAGCAAAGCGATGACACATCCGGCCTGCCCCATCCAGTGA